A region of Halosolutus amylolyticus DNA encodes the following proteins:
- a CDS encoding carboxypeptidase regulatory-like domain-containing protein, producing MREILTLVFAVALIASTASMGVAGATGTGATAGDERDDEVVRVVAGINEGSIAETNDRVAGINDRLENVEPVMKIDPLEAETREEGKAEAKRLSDDADRLQDDTLTQVPKEINEQAGFEMTDPDAIRTPQDARDEADRIESNYPGEDAERAAQALRDAADFVEEFQRDLSRASTDLLEVAAEPPTGTVEGTATDESGEPIAGVTVSIGGEEVTTDRSGSYEFELIEDEYTLRGSTAGYVDGKETVEVVGDRETTVDLTLEADERYDYRTVALPAAADAGETVVSEVDVEPIAATENVSDYEVAVEYDPAVVELEDVTDGEWVDPEIASEDPEAGTVTVVPNEDAATFDDTAAPFHAFGLEFTLVGDPGDESALAFDGEASAIEPELNLGMLDPTEDVTVAWADGGVSATPLGTIEGTVTDGDGEPVEGATVDAGEATATTDAGGAYELELRAGDYTLSVNAPNHRGSTASVSVTAGATETIDVGLDPEPGTVTGTVTDVDGAPIADATVTVDGTGTTTDDAGAYELTASPGDRSLTVDAPDYESATRAVSIDPAGTTTADVELEPVAGAGERAPDEYDGDPDLAPGDDGSERDDADERSGADEAGGDGGFDAANAADYLRDEADRLRADVFAQVVAEINAQSRERVGMEIANPVGTPAEAREEAEYIEETYVPVNEDAQEAADSLYSAADWVEEHHENLYAAADDMETADDPAAKIEETNAVVAAANDRLGRTNAELETVEDVDEIEPLSADADLESEGEEGSDADTDEGSRTDDADAEDAGGIGSATTSFGAIVSVLALLSGSVVSAGTLLGSQVPLAGFE from the coding sequence ATGCGAGAAATTCTCACCCTCGTGTTCGCGGTCGCGCTGATCGCGTCGACCGCGTCGATGGGGGTCGCGGGGGCGACCGGTACGGGTGCAACGGCAGGCGACGAACGGGACGATGAGGTCGTCCGGGTCGTCGCGGGGATCAACGAGGGATCGATCGCGGAGACGAACGACCGCGTCGCGGGGATCAACGATCGGCTGGAGAACGTCGAGCCAGTTATGAAGATCGACCCGCTCGAGGCCGAGACCCGCGAGGAGGGGAAGGCGGAAGCGAAGCGACTGAGCGACGACGCCGATCGGCTCCAGGACGACACCCTGACGCAGGTGCCAAAGGAGATCAACGAGCAGGCGGGGTTCGAGATGACGGACCCCGACGCGATCCGGACGCCACAGGACGCGCGCGACGAGGCCGATCGGATCGAGTCGAACTATCCCGGCGAGGACGCCGAGCGAGCGGCGCAGGCGCTCCGGGACGCCGCAGATTTCGTCGAGGAGTTCCAGCGGGACCTCTCGCGGGCGTCGACCGACCTGCTCGAGGTCGCGGCCGAACCGCCGACGGGGACCGTCGAGGGGACCGCGACCGACGAGAGCGGCGAACCGATCGCGGGCGTCACGGTCTCGATCGGCGGCGAGGAGGTGACGACCGATCGGAGCGGGAGCTACGAGTTCGAACTGATCGAAGACGAGTACACGCTGCGCGGGTCGACCGCCGGCTACGTCGACGGCAAAGAGACCGTCGAGGTGGTCGGCGATCGGGAGACGACGGTCGATCTCACACTCGAGGCCGACGAGCGCTACGACTACCGGACCGTCGCGCTCCCCGCGGCGGCCGACGCGGGTGAGACGGTCGTCTCCGAGGTCGACGTCGAGCCGATCGCGGCCACCGAGAACGTCAGCGACTACGAGGTCGCCGTCGAGTACGACCCGGCCGTCGTCGAACTGGAGGACGTCACCGACGGCGAGTGGGTCGACCCCGAAATCGCGTCCGAGGACCCCGAGGCGGGGACCGTGACCGTCGTGCCGAACGAGGACGCGGCGACGTTCGACGACACCGCGGCCCCGTTTCACGCGTTCGGGCTGGAGTTCACGCTCGTCGGCGACCCCGGCGACGAGTCGGCCCTGGCGTTCGACGGGGAGGCCTCCGCGATCGAGCCGGAACTCAACCTCGGGATGCTCGATCCCACGGAGGACGTGACAGTTGCCTGGGCCGACGGCGGGGTGAGCGCAACGCCACTGGGGACGATCGAGGGAACCGTGACCGACGGGGACGGCGAGCCGGTCGAGGGCGCGACGGTTGACGCCGGTGAGGCGACGGCGACGACCGACGCCGGCGGTGCGTACGAACTCGAACTCCGGGCCGGCGACTACACGCTGTCGGTGAACGCCCCGAACCACCGGGGATCGACCGCGAGCGTGTCGGTCACGGCAGGCGCCACCGAGACGATCGACGTGGGCCTCGACCCCGAACCCGGCACCGTCACCGGGACGGTCACCGACGTTGACGGTGCGCCGATCGCGGACGCGACGGTCACCGTCGACGGCACCGGGACGACGACCGACGACGCGGGCGCGTACGAACTCACGGCGTCGCCGGGCGATCGCTCTCTCACGGTCGACGCGCCCGACTACGAGTCCGCGACGCGAGCCGTCTCGATCGATCCGGCCGGCACGACGACGGCCGACGTCGAACTCGAGCCCGTGGCCGGTGCCGGCGAACGGGCCCCGGACGAGTACGACGGGGATCCGGACCTCGCACCCGGCGACGACGGGAGCGAGAGGGACGACGCCGACGAGAGGAGCGGCGCTGACGAGGCGGGCGGCGACGGCGGATTCGACGCGGCGAACGCGGCCGACTACCTCCGCGACGAGGCCGATCGGCTCCGGGCCGACGTCTTCGCCCAGGTCGTCGCGGAGATCAACGCCCAGTCCCGGGAGCGGGTCGGCATGGAGATCGCGAACCCGGTGGGCACGCCCGCGGAGGCCCGCGAGGAGGCGGAGTACATCGAGGAGACCTACGTGCCGGTCAACGAGGACGCCCAGGAGGCCGCCGACTCGCTCTACAGCGCCGCGGACTGGGTCGAGGAACACCACGAGAACCTGTACGCCGCGGCGGACGACATGGAAACGGCCGACGATCCGGCCGCGAAAATCGAGGAGACCAACGCGGTCGTCGCGGCGGCGAACGATCGACTCGGCCGGACCAACGCGGAACTCGAGACCGTCGAGGACGTCGACGAGATCGAACCGCTGAGCGCCGACGCCGACCTGGAAAGCGAGGGGGAGGAGGGCTCGGACGCCGATACCGACGAAGGGAGCCGGACGGACGACGCCGACGCCGAGGACGCCGGCGGCATCGGCTCTGCGACGACGAGTTTCGGCGCGATCGTCTCCGTTCTCGCGCTCCTCTCCGGGTCGGTGGTCAGCGCCGGGACGCTCCTGGGATCGCAGGTTCCGTTGGCGGGATTCGAGTGA
- a CDS encoding PGF-CTERM sorting domain-containing protein: MKRALAIGLAVLLTTSVVGMAAGAGATTSTTDAESSSTDATAEAYAGAHVAFDVDGDAVTGYEVGGDEAFSSVAVQSQSEAAADADLGADVTLKTLTDLAGASLTLETQTSASAEVESESGATMSAHDNERGTLVVESGGESQYVQAELGANAEASEEGDRVRVETEDREGVFLVVGDGEVTVNEEGDVSAALEENATLAYRSYQDGDRDEDAKYEESLIADGSAAAEVYVEERDGETAESAVTYGEETSAEVSSEARNEVAVTVDRTVHDGTVLLTTVSEEAVGSLENLSVTVDGEAAVEAESESELESAIEGGDTARYVVAQDAAAEGEATVYVAITHFSERTATISGDDGGGDDDGSDDAESDGGDDGETASDAEADDSDASDGGASDGLPGFGAGVAVIALSIAGLLARIDR; this comes from the coding sequence ATGAAACGAGCGCTAGCGATCGGTCTGGCGGTCCTGCTGACCACGAGCGTGGTCGGGATGGCCGCTGGGGCCGGTGCGACGACGTCGACGACCGACGCCGAATCGAGTTCGACGGACGCGACCGCCGAGGCGTACGCGGGGGCCCACGTCGCCTTCGACGTGGACGGGGACGCTGTCACCGGGTACGAAGTGGGCGGCGACGAGGCGTTCTCCTCGGTCGCCGTCCAGTCACAGAGCGAGGCCGCCGCCGACGCCGATCTCGGTGCCGACGTCACGCTCAAGACGTTGACCGACCTCGCGGGCGCGAGTCTCACGCTCGAGACGCAGACCTCGGCCAGCGCCGAGGTCGAGTCCGAGAGCGGGGCGACGATGTCGGCACACGACAACGAACGCGGGACGCTCGTCGTCGAGAGCGGCGGCGAGAGCCAGTACGTGCAGGCGGAACTCGGCGCGAACGCCGAGGCGAGCGAGGAGGGCGATCGCGTCCGCGTCGAAACCGAGGACCGCGAGGGCGTCTTCCTCGTCGTCGGGGACGGCGAGGTGACCGTCAACGAGGAGGGCGACGTTTCGGCGGCCCTCGAGGAGAACGCGACCCTCGCGTACCGCTCCTACCAGGACGGCGACCGCGACGAGGACGCGAAATACGAGGAGTCGCTGATCGCCGACGGATCGGCCGCCGCCGAGGTGTACGTCGAGGAACGCGACGGTGAGACGGCCGAGAGCGCCGTCACCTACGGCGAGGAGACCAGCGCCGAGGTCTCGAGCGAGGCCCGGAACGAGGTCGCGGTGACCGTCGATCGGACCGTCCACGACGGAACCGTCCTGCTGACCACCGTCTCCGAGGAAGCAGTCGGGAGCCTCGAGAACCTCTCGGTGACCGTCGACGGCGAGGCGGCCGTCGAAGCCGAATCCGAGAGCGAACTCGAGAGCGCGATCGAGGGCGGCGACACGGCCCGCTACGTGGTCGCCCAGGACGCGGCGGCCGAGGGCGAGGCGACCGTCTACGTTGCGATCACCCACTTCTCGGAGCGAACGGCGACGATCAGCGGTGACGATGGCGGCGGGGATGACGACGGTTCCGACGACGCCGAGAGCGACGGCGGCGACGACGGCGAGACAGCGTCCGACGCAGAGGCCGACGATAGCGACGCGAGCGACGGCGGTGCCAGCGACGGACTGCCCGGCTTCGGCGCCGGCGTCGCCGTCATCGCCCTGTCGATCGCCGGCCTGCTCGCACGAATCGATCGGTAA
- a CDS encoding RNA-binding protein: MQVKSRHHLRSDAVSDLEETLDEQLGVAPEGDAYERVEFEETDWEVILIDGDPQVAYFDEEPFLTVRGANAYDPDRRLVTVDAGAISFVSDGADVMRPGIVEASDDISPDDLVVIAEESHGKVLAVGRARVEGSDMVGDEGKVVDSLHHVGDELYEFAG, from the coding sequence ATGCAGGTCAAATCGCGACACCACCTCCGCAGCGACGCCGTCTCCGATCTCGAGGAGACCCTGGACGAACAACTCGGCGTCGCGCCCGAGGGTGACGCCTACGAGCGCGTCGAGTTCGAAGAGACCGACTGGGAGGTGATCCTCATCGACGGCGACCCGCAGGTCGCGTACTTCGACGAGGAACCGTTCCTGACGGTCCGCGGGGCGAACGCCTACGATCCCGATCGGCGTCTCGTGACCGTCGACGCCGGTGCGATCTCCTTCGTCAGCGACGGGGCCGACGTGATGCGACCCGGCATCGTCGAGGCGAGCGACGACATCTCGCCGGACGATCTGGTCGTGATCGCCGAGGAATCCCACGGGAAGGTGCTGGCCGTCGGCCGCGCCCGCGTCGAGGGGTCGGACATGGTCGGCGACGAGGGGAAGGTCGTCGACTCGCTGCATCACGTCGGCGACGAACTGTACGAATTCGCGGGCTGA
- a CDS encoding GNAT family N-acetyltransferase, translating into MTRDIREATADDVWAVHETARESWHAAYDDLLGPDRVDEIVDEWYAIGEIESSIADTTGRDDATFLVVDSGAKTDAGAIEADERCHGFAHVVPWPEDARVAYLVRIYVRPDRWGEGIGTALLEHLEAEFEGGFDRLRLAVLADNEVGVSFYESRGFDRVGTYDSDLGADLEEYIYEKAL; encoded by the coding sequence GTGACGCGAGACATCCGGGAGGCGACGGCCGACGACGTCTGGGCCGTCCACGAGACGGCCCGCGAGAGCTGGCACGCCGCCTACGACGATCTGCTCGGCCCCGATCGAGTCGACGAGATCGTCGACGAGTGGTATGCGATCGGCGAGATCGAATCGTCGATCGCCGACACGACCGGGCGCGACGACGCGACGTTTCTCGTCGTCGATTCGGGCGCGAAGACTGACGCCGGGGCGATCGAGGCCGACGAGCGGTGTCACGGCTTCGCGCACGTGGTTCCGTGGCCGGAGGACGCCCGGGTCGCCTACCTCGTCCGGATCTACGTTCGGCCCGACCGGTGGGGCGAGGGGATCGGGACGGCGCTCCTCGAGCATCTCGAAGCCGAGTTCGAGGGAGGCTTCGATCGACTCCGGTTAGCCGTCCTCGCGGACAACGAGGTGGGCGTCTCGTTCTACGAATCCAGGGGGTTCGACCGCGTCGGCACCTACGACAGCGACCTCGGTGCGGACCTCGAGGAGTACATCTACGAGAAGGCGCTCTGA
- a CDS encoding carboxypeptidase regulatory-like domain-containing protein: MHSNTGAVFVAVLLITATAGPGIVAGAAGSSSEEGSVERTVEEINAETIATINEEIAGYEEHFTYTEPIQPIDEVDAETPEEAEAEAAWLRDEANRLQDESFTKVVAEINEQAREEHGYDGDFVDPSTSTPAEARAEADRIEEEYGGVSDAAREAAEMLRNTADFVENFQAWMNADADALLEAADAEPQTGTVEGTVVDEDGDPIGSATVTVDDERVATDADGSFELTIREGEHDLTIDAAGYEGTSTTVEVVAGETVSDEATLQTEGGVDYRVAAMPLEGDAGDTDESAVVIEPLSEDAGEVDEFELVLEFDPDAVALEGVSEADWEGIEVDDGEADSGTVTVSGDTGTLSIGGQETPFTAFVAEFELAADPGAQTTIAFDEEASTVDGDGGDWFGLAGGPEIVYDDALATIEADEETDPDDGGDESPDDEKPDEGEENESTGGDGGSDDGDGNDTGSGPNEDDGDERDAENGSEEFDSGEEFDQEAAAEWLRTEADRLQAAYLDAVVREINAQAQERAGMEIAEPVDTPAEAREEAQHIEETYVPVNEDAQEAADSLRNAADFVERFQADLNGAADRLEAADEDELEDVIAEINAGAIADTNERLAEGNDRMENVEDVEGIDELSMEETPTSEESEEAVSDDGDDGDGGDDESGGTLASSLAGVGAIVAVLSTVAGVVISFWSAFGPGLLARP, from the coding sequence ATGCACTCGAACACTGGTGCCGTCTTCGTCGCGGTACTGCTGATAACGGCGACGGCGGGCCCCGGGATCGTCGCCGGGGCGGCCGGGAGCTCGTCGGAGGAGGGATCGGTCGAACGGACGGTCGAGGAGATCAACGCCGAGACGATCGCCACGATAAACGAGGAGATCGCGGGCTACGAGGAGCACTTCACGTACACCGAGCCGATCCAGCCGATCGACGAGGTCGACGCGGAGACGCCCGAGGAGGCCGAAGCGGAGGCGGCCTGGCTGCGGGACGAGGCGAATCGACTGCAGGACGAGTCGTTCACCAAGGTCGTCGCGGAGATCAACGAGCAGGCGCGCGAAGAGCACGGCTACGACGGCGACTTCGTGGATCCCTCGACCTCCACGCCCGCAGAGGCGAGAGCGGAGGCCGATCGGATCGAAGAGGAGTACGGCGGAGTCTCCGACGCCGCACGGGAAGCCGCGGAGATGCTCCGGAACACCGCCGACTTCGTCGAGAACTTCCAGGCGTGGATGAACGCCGACGCGGACGCGCTCCTGGAGGCCGCCGACGCGGAGCCCCAGACGGGGACCGTCGAGGGAACCGTGGTCGACGAGGACGGTGACCCGATCGGGAGCGCGACGGTGACCGTCGACGACGAACGGGTCGCGACCGACGCCGACGGCTCGTTCGAGCTGACGATTCGCGAGGGCGAACACGACCTGACGATCGATGCCGCCGGCTACGAGGGGACGAGCACGACCGTCGAGGTCGTGGCCGGCGAGACGGTGAGCGACGAGGCGACCCTCCAGACCGAGGGCGGCGTCGACTACCGGGTCGCGGCGATGCCCCTCGAGGGCGACGCCGGCGACACGGACGAGTCGGCCGTCGTGATCGAACCGCTGAGCGAGGACGCCGGAGAGGTCGACGAGTTCGAACTGGTACTCGAGTTCGATCCCGACGCGGTCGCCCTCGAGGGCGTCTCCGAGGCCGACTGGGAGGGCATCGAGGTCGACGACGGCGAGGCGGACAGCGGCACCGTGACCGTGTCGGGCGACACCGGAACCCTCTCGATCGGCGGTCAGGAGACGCCGTTCACGGCGTTCGTCGCCGAGTTCGAACTCGCGGCCGACCCCGGCGCGCAGACGACGATCGCGTTCGACGAGGAGGCGTCGACGGTCGACGGCGACGGCGGCGACTGGTTCGGCCTGGCCGGCGGGCCCGAAATCGTCTACGACGACGCGCTGGCGACGATCGAGGCGGACGAGGAGACGGACCCGGACGACGGAGGCGACGAGTCGCCGGACGACGAGAAACCGGACGAGGGCGAAGAGAACGAATCCACGGGTGGCGACGGCGGCTCGGACGACGGTGACGGAAACGACACCGGGTCGGGGCCGAACGAAGACGACGGCGACGAACGGGACGCCGAGAACGGCAGCGAGGAGTTCGATTCGGGCGAGGAGTTCGATCAGGAGGCGGCGGCCGAGTGGCTCCGCACGGAGGCCGATCGGCTCCAGGCCGCCTACCTCGACGCGGTCGTCAGGGAAATCAACGCGCAGGCGCAGGAACGGGCCGGCATGGAGATCGCCGAACCCGTCGACACGCCCGCGGAGGCTCGCGAGGAGGCCCAGCACATCGAGGAGACCTACGTGCCGGTCAACGAGGACGCCCAGGAGGCCGCCGACTCCCTCCGGAACGCCGCCGACTTCGTCGAGCGGTTCCAGGCGGACCTGAACGGCGCCGCCGACAGGCTCGAGGCCGCCGACGAGGACGAACTCGAGGACGTGATCGCCGAGATCAACGCGGGCGCGATCGCGGACACGAACGAGCGCCTCGCCGAGGGCAACGATCGCATGGAGAACGTCGAAGACGTCGAGGGTATCGACGAACTGAGCATGGAGGAGACGCCAACCAGCGAGGAGTCGGAAGAAGCGGTTTCCGACGACGGCGACGACGGCGACGGCGGCGACGACGAGTCGGGCGGGACGCTCGCGTCGAGTCTCGCCGGTGTCGGTGCGATCGTCGCCGTGCTCTCGACCGTTGCCGGCGTCGTGATCAGTTTCTGGTCCGCGTTCGGACCGGGGCTGCTGGCCCGGCCCTGA
- the kdgK1 gene encoding bifunctional 2-dehydro-3-deoxygluconokinase/2-dehydro-3-deoxygalactonokinase translates to MSELVTFGETMLRLSPPDHERLEAADEFEVRAAGAESNVAIAAERLGTPSTWLSKVPETPLGRRVVSELRGYGIETDVVWSHRGRQGTYYLEHAGKPRGTNVVYDRENAAVTTAEAREFDIDVVQDAKVFFTSGITPALSSTLRETTANMLKAARQGGTTTAFDFNYRRKLWTPDEARETLTRLFPGIDVLVIAARDARTVLGFEGDPRQLAHKLGSQYDFTTVVVTRGSEGAVGWHDSVVHDQPAYETDTVDAIGTGDAFTGAFIARRLDGDDVPTALEYAAAAAALKRTIPGDVALVTEEEVEAVVEENGTDISR, encoded by the coding sequence GTGAGCGAGCTCGTCACCTTCGGCGAGACGATGCTCCGGCTCTCGCCGCCGGATCACGAACGACTCGAGGCCGCCGACGAGTTCGAGGTTCGCGCAGCGGGGGCGGAGAGCAACGTCGCGATCGCCGCCGAGCGACTGGGGACGCCGTCGACCTGGCTCTCGAAGGTCCCGGAGACGCCGCTCGGACGCCGGGTCGTGAGCGAACTCCGCGGGTACGGCATCGAGACGGACGTCGTCTGGAGTCACCGGGGTCGACAGGGAACCTACTACCTCGAGCACGCCGGCAAACCGCGGGGAACGAACGTCGTCTACGATCGGGAGAACGCCGCCGTCACGACCGCCGAGGCCCGCGAGTTCGACATCGACGTGGTCCAGGACGCGAAAGTATTCTTCACGAGCGGGATCACGCCGGCGCTCTCGTCGACGCTGCGGGAGACGACGGCGAACATGCTCAAGGCGGCCAGACAGGGCGGGACGACGACCGCATTCGACTTCAACTACCGGCGAAAGCTCTGGACGCCCGACGAGGCGCGGGAGACGCTGACCCGGCTCTTCCCGGGCATCGACGTGCTCGTGATCGCCGCCCGCGACGCCCGAACAGTGCTCGGATTCGAGGGCGATCCGCGCCAGCTCGCACACAAACTCGGCTCGCAGTACGACTTCACGACCGTCGTCGTGACCCGCGGGTCGGAGGGCGCGGTGGGCTGGCACGACAGCGTCGTCCACGACCAGCCGGCCTACGAGACCGACACCGTCGACGCGATCGGCACCGGCGACGCCTTCACGGGAGCGTTCATCGCCCGCCGACTCGACGGCGACGACGTCCCGACCGCCCTCGAGTACGCCGCCGCCGCGGCCGCGCTCAAGCGGACCATCCCCGGCGACGTCGCCCTCGTCACGGAGGAGGAGGTCGAGGCCGTCGTCGAGGAGAACGGAACGGACATCTCCCGGTAG
- a CDS encoding DUF7562 family protein: MWPSRNRTETVTCLACGSEVTRSKAREYDKYGDRWDRENKEFEHLCKSCHGDLCHHPRDELEELLVELDAGEESQTAFLAGYLATVEERYGTLEEES; the protein is encoded by the coding sequence ATGTGGCCCTCCCGGAACCGGACTGAGACGGTCACGTGTCTCGCCTGCGGCAGCGAGGTCACCCGTTCGAAAGCCCGCGAGTACGACAAGTACGGCGATCGCTGGGACCGGGAGAACAAGGAGTTCGAACACCTCTGCAAGTCCTGTCACGGCGACCTCTGCCACCATCCGCGCGACGAACTCGAGGAACTACTGGTCGAACTCGACGCGGGCGAGGAGTCCCAGACGGCGTTTCTCGCGGGCTACCTGGCGACCGTCGAGGAGCGCTACGGCACGCTCGAGGAGGAGTCCTGA
- a CDS encoding inositol monophosphatase family protein: METSNRYLDIAIEAARQAGRYQREQFGITLEYDYKSSGDPISRIDHESERLILDRLTAAFPDHAILSEERGTIGSGENRWIVDPLDGTSNYVRGIPDFAVSIALEVDDRLHTGVIYRPMSDDLYAATLESDGVVSEESTAIGVSETNALENALVSVPYSSACTDRAAVWETHRALGSNVEGLRSSGSGALDLAYLAAGRTDAACGFEQSEWDRAAGLLLVEAAGGEIARVDGDFVASNRRLHGDVLDRTYGISP; the protein is encoded by the coding sequence ATGGAGACATCGAATCGATATCTCGATATCGCGATCGAGGCAGCGCGACAAGCTGGGCGATACCAGCGTGAGCAGTTCGGTATCACTCTCGAGTACGACTACAAATCGTCGGGCGATCCGATATCGCGGATCGATCACGAATCGGAGCGGCTGATACTCGATCGACTCACGGCGGCGTTTCCCGATCACGCGATCCTATCGGAGGAGCGAGGGACCATCGGCTCCGGTGAGAATCGTTGGATCGTCGATCCGCTGGACGGAACGTCGAATTACGTCCGTGGCATTCCGGATTTCGCGGTATCAATCGCCCTCGAAGTCGACGACCGTCTCCACACAGGCGTCATCTACCGACCGATGAGCGACGATCTGTACGCGGCCACACTCGAATCGGACGGCGTCGTCTCCGAGGAGAGTACCGCTATTGGGGTGTCCGAGACGAACGCGCTTGAGAACGCTCTCGTGTCTGTTCCGTACTCCTCGGCGTGTACCGATCGAGCAGCCGTCTGGGAGACACATCGCGCCCTCGGTTCCAACGTCGAGGGTTTGCGGTCGAGTGGCTCGGGAGCGCTCGATCTCGCGTATCTGGCCGCAGGCAGAACTGACGCCGCGTGCGGATTCGAGCAAAGCGAGTGGGATCGGGCGGCGGGCCTCCTTCTCGTCGAAGCTGCGGGCGGCGAGATAGCGAGAGTCGACGGCGACTTCGTCGCCTCGAACCGACGGCTGCACGGTGACGTTCTCGATCGTACGTACGGGATCTCACCGTAG
- a CDS encoding RNB domain-containing ribonuclease produces the protein MSDDAQAEAGTAEGQGPVEISEDLARHLENKREDLFEKFEIRDGFPAEVIEEAEERTEDVQSEIADEIDQREDLRDLTTWTTDPIDAQDFDDALSIEEREDEYVLWVHIADVTHYVNPDTAMWDEAVERGNTVYLPGYTIHMLPPVLAETVCSLVPNEDRLAHTVEMHLDKETLSYETIDIYKSVIESDERLTYSQAENRLEDPDAPLHEENVLVHELADRMHEQRKEDGSLVLNPSRDRAHTIIEECMLKANKAVTHTLMWDRGVEAMYRVHPQPSPDEWSEALREIQDLDGVSIPGDTWDDPRKAVNATLEDAPARQLDKIQWAVMKVMPRARYMNDPFGGHHALNFEIYGHFTSPIRRLSDLINHWIVYKNDVPENLVELCDRASDKGKAAEQCEREYKNFLQEVGLDPMAVNNRGIEVVEESEADRTL, from the coding sequence ATGAGCGACGACGCACAGGCCGAAGCCGGGACGGCCGAAGGCCAGGGCCCTGTCGAAATCTCCGAGGACCTCGCGCGCCACCTCGAGAACAAGCGCGAGGACCTGTTCGAGAAGTTCGAGATCCGCGACGGGTTCCCCGCCGAGGTCATCGAGGAAGCCGAGGAACGGACGGAGGACGTTCAGTCCGAGATCGCCGACGAGATCGACCAGCGGGAGGACCTCCGGGACCTGACGACCTGGACTACCGACCCGATCGACGCCCAGGACTTCGACGACGCGCTCTCGATCGAGGAACGCGAGGACGAGTACGTCCTCTGGGTCCACATCGCCGACGTGACCCACTACGTCAACCCCGACACGGCGATGTGGGACGAGGCGGTCGAACGCGGGAACACGGTCTACCTGCCGGGGTATACGATCCACATGCTCCCGCCGGTGCTGGCCGAGACGGTCTGCTCGCTCGTGCCCAACGAGGATCGCCTGGCCCACACCGTCGAGATGCACCTCGACAAGGAGACCCTCTCCTACGAGACGATCGACATCTACAAGTCGGTCATCGAGTCCGACGAACGGCTCACCTACTCGCAGGCCGAGAACCGCCTCGAGGACCCCGATGCGCCGCTCCACGAGGAGAACGTGCTGGTCCACGAACTCGCCGATCGGATGCACGAACAGCGCAAGGAGGACGGTTCGCTCGTGCTCAACCCGAGTCGCGATCGGGCGCACACGATCATCGAGGAGTGCATGCTGAAAGCCAACAAGGCCGTCACGCACACGCTGATGTGGGACCGGGGCGTCGAGGCGATGTACCGGGTCCACCCCCAGCCCAGCCCCGACGAGTGGTCCGAAGCCCTCCGGGAGATCCAGGACTTGGATGGCGTCTCGATCCCCGGCGACACGTGGGATGACCCGCGAAAAGCCGTCAACGCGACGCTCGAGGACGCCCCGGCCCGCCAACTGGACAAGATCCAGTGGGCCGTGATGAAGGTGATGCCCCGGGCGCGCTACATGAACGACCCCTTCGGCGGCCACCACGCACTGAACTTCGAGATCTACGGCCACTTCACGAGCCCCATCCGCCGCCTCTCGGACCTGATCAACCACTGGATCGTCTACAAGAACGACGTCCCCGAGAACCTCGTGGAACTGTGTGATCGAGCCAGCGACAAGGGGAAAGCCGCCGAGCAGTGTGAACGCGAGTACAAGAACTTCCTCCAGGAGGTCGGCCTCGACCCGATGGCGGTCAACAACCGCGGGATCGAAGTCGTCGAGGAGAGCGAGGCTGACCGAACGCTGTGA